The following are encoded together in the Diachasmimorpha longicaudata isolate KC_UGA_2023 chromosome 3, iyDiaLong2, whole genome shotgun sequence genome:
- the LOC135160572 gene encoding serine/threonine-protein phosphatase 4 regulatory subunit 4-like isoform X4: MWQEEGAAPFDDINTKGDDIQILNAVQTLPMLLAEDPQTCMQKVIPKMQQTLPNASTEFHFAASSTFKKILEQKLVSPSTFTQTFLQSILNSLDTRDPVLAYVWLETLLDVIELLPTDVIRREILPVAVIKGQLSQPVGSRIMCCKIIGKICTRFDSQLLKKEVLPTVHSLCQDVNSGVRECICLQLRYVAESIDAESVPASLLPSIVELASDEETIVRYASVQTIVYLLPHLQPDVIKSTLSPLIKKSCDSALKSEDTVICIIVQEFGKLALGLEKVLTPPERTWLVKYYQQLSQLGMPSSPKQSTEKPDLPLTINSLLAERHAECRKQCAYNMPAMFLFTSSSPEDTELLLPILTDLANDPFYMVRMNLACGLHEIVRIMGAKNGSIKNDFIKLVKDDNDQVLQGIVPHIGQILQLFVESETISKDNIDLAVMEIGRALLKCEGEIFSTNNWRLSSLMFQQFEVLPKCFPSDYIYNYFVPVVVNRALKARPIPVKLAAGRALLVFIRYNLKPTQRTELKNKLYTDLSRNPSCYVRMLYIRMMIEAMSIFSSIYFKEQFFGTLLEMAEDPIANIRLKVVTLLPSLKALLRLPSDKKLLSRFEACVRGLMNNEKDRDVIGALTAVIRRLDDIDVRHEGQPATGKFAKQDNEDMKKYEEEKALSLITTSKSSSLPTSQAIMKKSGSQNMSSKQSTFSSDTARSFIPGQKIRPSSTSVSDSVKSSRQIPGTSRNYELAKASSLPEIPVTLLDDEFLVDTGVRIPEQLSTSRSSTKISNLQDIIHRNNRIGGVPDRSKVKGHFSMHEESIKRLSRSEQVYSSNRLSMNFQDGYRVCKPSMEDDLKGKRYSFSRSKGKWSFDSVIERKSSDKEKRSSFNVVEREKRPSQQMRGVVDKSKRHSTNYSTKPPELKDCKQKFKRHSVEVTDYHPIEKSSRKRNITLDVNHNQGSSKIPLRTAAPSGSRTAPVTRASSPVRLTHQLSFSREPEREVFEDRVNRFNSSDEEVDKLCIRFAYVDSEYMMRENSRSKTSKLPVWVPRKNK; encoded by the exons ATGTGGCAAGAGGAGGGAGCAGCTCCCTTCGATGATATCAATAC AAAAGGGGATGACATCCAGATATTGAATGCAGTCCAGACTCTACCTATGCTCCTGGCTGAAGATCCTCAAACATGTAtgcaaaaagtgattccgaaaATGCAGCAGACCCTGCCGAATGCATCAACGGAGTTTCACTTTGCTGCATCATCGACATTCAAGAAAATTCTGGAACAAAAACTCGTCAGTCCCTCGACATTCACCCAGACATTTCTACAGAGTATACTTAATTCACTGGACACACGGGATCCAG TGCTGGCTTATGTATGGCTGGAGACCTTACTGGATGTTATCGAGTTACTGCCAACGGATGTCATCAGGCGAGAG ATTCTTCCGGTGGCTGTGATCAAGGGCCAGTTGTCACAGCCCGTTGGCTCTAGGATCATGTGCTGCAAGATAATCGGAAAGATATGTACACGCTTCGATTCGCAGCT ATTGAAAAAAGAAGTACTTCCGACAGTGCACTCACTCTGTCAGGACGTCAACAGCGGTGTTCGGGAGTGTATTTGCCTGCAATTGCGTTACGTTGCCGAAAGCATTGATGCTGAATCTGTACCGGCCTCATTATTACCATCCATTGTGGAATTGGCCAGCGATGAGGAGACCATTGTCAGATACGCCTCTGTACAGACAATAGTTTATCTTCTACCTCACCTACAACCAG ACGTCATTAAGAGCACTCTATCcccgttgataaaaaaatcctgcGACAGTGCGCTCAAGTCAGAGGACACGGTGATCTGCATAATAGTCCAAGAGTTTGGAAAGCTAGCTCTGGGTCTGGAGAAGGTCCTGACCCCACCTGAGCGTACCTGGCTGGTGAAGTATTACCAGCAGTTGTCCCAACTGGGCATGCCGTCCTCACCCAAGCAATCAACTGAAAAGCCAGACTTGCCACTTACCATTAACTCCTTACTAGCGGAGCGTCACGCTGAATGTCGAAAGCAGTGTGCATACAACATGCCAGCCATGTTCTTATTTACATCATCAAGCCCAGAGGATACAGAGCTGCTTCTGCCGATATTAACAGATCTGGCAAATGATCCCTTCTACATGGTTCGTATGAATCTAGCCTGTGGACTTCACGAAATTGTCCGGATTATGGGGGCTAAAAATGGATCAATAAAGAACGACTTCATAAAGCTCGTTAAAGATGACAATGATCAGGTACTTCAGGGCATTGTACCCCATATCGGTCAGATTCTCCAGCTGTTCGTTGAGAGTGAGACCATCAGCAAAGACAACATTGATCTGGCAGTTATGGAAATTGGAAGGGCATTGTTAAAGTGTGAGGGTGAAATATTCAGTACAAATAATTGGAGACTCTCTAGCCTGATGTTTCAGCAGTTTGAGGTATTGCCAAAGTGCTTTCCTAGTGATTacatttacaattattttgtGCCTGTTGTTGTCAATCGAGCACTGAAGGCACGACCAATACCTGTGAAATTGGCAGCTGGTAGAGCACTTCTTGTCTTCATCAGGTACAACCTGAAGCCAACACAGAGAACAGAATTGAAGAATAAGTTGTACACTGATTTGTCGAGAAATCCCAGCTGCTACGTGAGGATGTTGTACATTCGGATGATGATTGAGGCAATGAGTATATTTTCATCGATTTATTTCAAGGAACAGTTCTTTGGTACTTTGCTGGAGATGGCTGAAGATCCTATTGCTAATATCAGGCTGAAGGTGGTGACACTTTTGCCGAGTTTGAAAGCTTTGCTGAGGTTGCCTTCTGATAAGAAATTGTTGAGTCGATTTGAGGCTTGCGTCAGGGGACTTATGAATAATGAGAAGGATAGGGATGTCATTGGGGCCCTTACTGCAGTCATCAGGAGGCTGGATGACATCGATGTGAGGCATGAGGGACAGCCG GCGACGGGGAAATTTGCTAAACAAGACAATGAagacatgaaaaaatacgAAGAGGAAAAAGCCTTATCGCTCATAACGACCAGCAAGTCTTCCAGTTTACCAACGAGTCAGGCGATTATGAAGAAGTCCGGCAGTCAAAATATGAGCAGCAAGCAGAGTACCTTTTCGTCTGATACTGCCAGAAGTTT CATACCAGGACAGAAAATAAGACCCTCGAGTACGTCGGTATCGGATAGTGTGAAATCCTCCAGGC AGATCCCAGGAACATCGAGGAATTATGAATTAGCTAAAGCGAG TTCGCTGCCGGAGATACCGGTGACCCTCTTGGATGATGAATTCCTGGTTGATACAGGAGTTAGAATTCCGGAACAGTTGTCCACCTCCAGGAGCAGCacgaaaatatcaaatttacaGGACATCATCCACAGGAATAATCGTATTGGGGGTGTGCCTGACAGGAGTAAGGTCAAGGGACACTTCTCCATGCACGAGGAGTCCATCAAAAGATTGTCCAGGTCGGAGCAGGTGTACAGTAGCAATCGCCTGTCCATGAACTTTCAGGATGGTTACCGTGTCTGTAAGCCAAGTATGGAGGACGATCTCAAGGGAAAGAGGTACTCATTCTCCAGGAGCAAGGGCAAGTGGAGCTTTGACTCTGTCATTGAACGGAAATCGAGTGATAAGGAGAAGAGGTCATCCTTCAATGTTGTCGAGAGGGAGAAGAGGCCATCCCAGCAGATGCGAGGAGTCGTTGACAAGAGCAAGAGGCACTCGACTAATTACAGTACAAAGCCCCCGGAACTCAAGGATTGTAAGCAAAAATTCAAGCGTCACAGTGTTGAAGTTACCGATTATCATCCCATTGAGAAGTCCAGCAGGAAGAGAAATATTACGCTGGACGTCAATCATAATCAGGGTAGCAGCAAGATTCCGTTGAGAACTGCTGCGCCTTCGGGGAGCAGAACGGCACCCGTGACGAGGGCCTCGAGCCCTGTAAGACTGACTCATCAGCTGAGTTTTAGTAGGGAACCTGAACGAGAAGTCTTTGAGGATAGGGTTAACAGGTTCAATTCCAGCGATGAGGAGGTTGACAAGTTATGCATTAGGTTTGCGTATGTCGATTCTGAATACATGATGAGGGAGAACTCCAGGAGTAAAACGAGCAAATTACCGGTGTGGGTGCCGAGAAAGAACAAGTAG
- the LOC135160572 gene encoding serine/threonine-protein phosphatase 4 regulatory subunit 4-like isoform X5, with translation MRINEQINVIKSTLSPLIKKSCDSALKSEDTVICIIVQEFGKLALGLEKVLTPPERTWLVKYYQQLSQLGMPSSPKQSTEKPDLPLTINSLLAERHAECRKQCAYNMPAMFLFTSSSPEDTELLLPILTDLANDPFYMVRMNLACGLHEIVRIMGAKNGSIKNDFIKLVKDDNDQVLQGIVPHIGQILQLFVESETISKDNIDLAVMEIGRALLKCEGEIFSTNNWRLSSLMFQQFEVLPKCFPSDYIYNYFVPVVVNRALKARPIPVKLAAGRALLVFIRYNLKPTQRTELKNKLYTDLSRNPSCYVRMLYIRMMIEAMSIFSSIYFKEQFFGTLLEMAEDPIANIRLKVVTLLPSLKALLRLPSDKKLLSRFEACVRGLMNNEKDRDVIGALTAVIRRLDDIDVRHEGQPATGKFAKQDNEDMKKYEEEKALSLITTSKSSSLPTSQAIMKKSGSQNMSSKQSTFSSDTARSFIPGQKIRPSSTSVSDSVKSSRQIPGTSRNYELAKASPPSTSSNNLTSNWARLKSNSMILTHLWEKTDYRDPSSSSDYLHEIACSCYDTTTFLYPSRFTLSSPCSLAYKVCPCTSDSSPQKQLLKNNLRMSSYFDTSVLTNPLLLTQTQNESDDEDRQSTSFTPKSPNLAALRELTNAAHYNSCWAFSSLPEIPVTLLDDEFLVDTGVRIPEQLSTSRSSTKISNLQDIIHRNNRIGGVPDRSKVKGHFSMHEESIKRLSRSEQVYSSNRLSMNFQDGYRVCKPSMEDDLKGKRYSFSRSKGKWSFDSVIERKSSDKEKRSSFNVVEREKRPSQQMRGVVDKSKRHSTNYSTKPPELKDCKQKFKRHSVEVTDYHPIEKSSRKRNITLDVNHNQGSSKIPLRTAAPSGSRTAPVTRASSPVRLTHQLSFSREPEREVFEDRVNRFNSSDEEVDKLCIRFAYVDSEYMMRENSRSKTSKLPVWVPRKNK, from the exons ATGAGAATTAACGAGCAGATAA ACGTCATTAAGAGCACTCTATCcccgttgataaaaaaatcctgcGACAGTGCGCTCAAGTCAGAGGACACGGTGATCTGCATAATAGTCCAAGAGTTTGGAAAGCTAGCTCTGGGTCTGGAGAAGGTCCTGACCCCACCTGAGCGTACCTGGCTGGTGAAGTATTACCAGCAGTTGTCCCAACTGGGCATGCCGTCCTCACCCAAGCAATCAACTGAAAAGCCAGACTTGCCACTTACCATTAACTCCTTACTAGCGGAGCGTCACGCTGAATGTCGAAAGCAGTGTGCATACAACATGCCAGCCATGTTCTTATTTACATCATCAAGCCCAGAGGATACAGAGCTGCTTCTGCCGATATTAACAGATCTGGCAAATGATCCCTTCTACATGGTTCGTATGAATCTAGCCTGTGGACTTCACGAAATTGTCCGGATTATGGGGGCTAAAAATGGATCAATAAAGAACGACTTCATAAAGCTCGTTAAAGATGACAATGATCAGGTACTTCAGGGCATTGTACCCCATATCGGTCAGATTCTCCAGCTGTTCGTTGAGAGTGAGACCATCAGCAAAGACAACATTGATCTGGCAGTTATGGAAATTGGAAGGGCATTGTTAAAGTGTGAGGGTGAAATATTCAGTACAAATAATTGGAGACTCTCTAGCCTGATGTTTCAGCAGTTTGAGGTATTGCCAAAGTGCTTTCCTAGTGATTacatttacaattattttgtGCCTGTTGTTGTCAATCGAGCACTGAAGGCACGACCAATACCTGTGAAATTGGCAGCTGGTAGAGCACTTCTTGTCTTCATCAGGTACAACCTGAAGCCAACACAGAGAACAGAATTGAAGAATAAGTTGTACACTGATTTGTCGAGAAATCCCAGCTGCTACGTGAGGATGTTGTACATTCGGATGATGATTGAGGCAATGAGTATATTTTCATCGATTTATTTCAAGGAACAGTTCTTTGGTACTTTGCTGGAGATGGCTGAAGATCCTATTGCTAATATCAGGCTGAAGGTGGTGACACTTTTGCCGAGTTTGAAAGCTTTGCTGAGGTTGCCTTCTGATAAGAAATTGTTGAGTCGATTTGAGGCTTGCGTCAGGGGACTTATGAATAATGAGAAGGATAGGGATGTCATTGGGGCCCTTACTGCAGTCATCAGGAGGCTGGATGACATCGATGTGAGGCATGAGGGACAGCCG GCGACGGGGAAATTTGCTAAACAAGACAATGAagacatgaaaaaatacgAAGAGGAAAAAGCCTTATCGCTCATAACGACCAGCAAGTCTTCCAGTTTACCAACGAGTCAGGCGATTATGAAGAAGTCCGGCAGTCAAAATATGAGCAGCAAGCAGAGTACCTTTTCGTCTGATACTGCCAGAAGTTT CATACCAGGACAGAAAATAAGACCCTCGAGTACGTCGGTATCGGATAGTGTGAAATCCTCCAGGC AGATCCCAGGAACATCGAGGAATTATGAATTAGCTAAAGCGAG TCCTCCAAGCACCTCCAGCAACAACTTAACATCAAATTGGGCGCGTTTAAAATCCAACAGTATGATACTAACCCACCTCTGGGAGAAAACTGACTACCGTGACCCCTCATCATCGAGTGATTATCTCCACGAAATAGCCTGCAGTTGTTACGACACAACAACTTTTCTGTATCCCTCACGCTTCACTCTGTCCAGCCCGTGCTCGCTGGCCTACAAGGTATGTCCTTGTACCAGTGACTCGAGTCCACAGAAACAGCTGTTGAAAAATAACCTACGAATGTCAAGCTACTTCGATACATCCGTACTAACAAATCCTCTTCTACTGACTCAAACGCAAAACGAATCTGATGATGAAGATCGTCAGTCAACTTCGTTCACTCCCAAGTCCCCAAATTTGGCAGCACTTCGTGAACTGACAAATGCAGCTCATTACAACTCTTGTTGGGCTTTTAGTTCGCTGCCGGAGATACCGGTGACCCTCTTGGATGATGAATTCCTGGTTGATACAGGAGTTAGAATTCCGGAACAGTTGTCCACCTCCAGGAGCAGCacgaaaatatcaaatttacaGGACATCATCCACAGGAATAATCGTATTGGGGGTGTGCCTGACAGGAGTAAGGTCAAGGGACACTTCTCCATGCACGAGGAGTCCATCAAAAGATTGTCCAGGTCGGAGCAGGTGTACAGTAGCAATCGCCTGTCCATGAACTTTCAGGATGGTTACCGTGTCTGTAAGCCAAGTATGGAGGACGATCTCAAGGGAAAGAGGTACTCATTCTCCAGGAGCAAGGGCAAGTGGAGCTTTGACTCTGTCATTGAACGGAAATCGAGTGATAAGGAGAAGAGGTCATCCTTCAATGTTGTCGAGAGGGAGAAGAGGCCATCCCAGCAGATGCGAGGAGTCGTTGACAAGAGCAAGAGGCACTCGACTAATTACAGTACAAAGCCCCCGGAACTCAAGGATTGTAAGCAAAAATTCAAGCGTCACAGTGTTGAAGTTACCGATTATCATCCCATTGAGAAGTCCAGCAGGAAGAGAAATATTACGCTGGACGTCAATCATAATCAGGGTAGCAGCAAGATTCCGTTGAGAACTGCTGCGCCTTCGGGGAGCAGAACGGCACCCGTGACGAGGGCCTCGAGCCCTGTAAGACTGACTCATCAGCTGAGTTTTAGTAGGGAACCTGAACGAGAAGTCTTTGAGGATAGGGTTAACAGGTTCAATTCCAGCGATGAGGAGGTTGACAAGTTATGCATTAGGTTTGCGTATGTCGATTCTGAATACATGATGAGGGAGAACTCCAGGAGTAAAACGAGCAAATTACCGGTGTGGGTGCCGAGAAAGAACAAGTAG